The window CCAGTACTTAACTGCTAATCTGTTTCATAGACTTTGTAAAGGTGAAAGATATTGTTGAACCTgtgtgtatcatatttaatgtaaatacataaaaaaagtaaatttaCTGCAGTATTTATCTAAAGATAATATTTCATATGGACAAGCtgcatttaaaaatacaatatatattaaagacagatgaaaattgttCTAGCAGCAGCTGGTGAGTATGCTAGATGCATTTCTCTCTTGTTGAGCATTGTCAATGGCACCTACTCAAAGCCACAAATTTCATAAGGTTGGCTCTGATTACATGCTATTGATAGTatctgttacacattcatatctatgtgtttgcgtatgccaaactacatccccactcttggcactattttgttagtgaacagtacaactgtgtgtaaagtatataatgtatcaCTATGCTGAATGTCGGGTCCGTGTATCATGACAAGTCAATAAACacgtaacaataacaatggttttcatttggttgtctatcccattagaacccaaactacacataacaGTATCCAACAAGACATGAATACATCTAGCATTCTCATCAACCACTGTtaggatgatttttttttctgcctctGATAAATACTGCATATTGAAACACAGCATATCCAGATGAGGTATTATCTCTGGATGAACACTGCAGGAAATTTGCCTTTTGCaatgtatttatattacatataatacatagattgatatatatatatatatatatgtttgtttatatcttgcttaatttttgcaaatttttttttatatggaaatgttagtttgtaaatattaaataaagccCCATCACTAGAATTTCAGTAAGacaacaaaaatttaaaggtaTATAAAGATTTCTTCATCGATTCTTGTTCTCCTTATAGGCAGAACTTTCAGAGTACACATTAGATAACTCTTTACTCCTTGAGAATGCCAATTCTATTAGATTATTACTTAGACATTTAGTAGCataactacacacatgcacatgttgtatgtatttatgtaaatgtagaaGGTATAGTGCTTGTTAACTTTTCAAAAGACTTGTAATACTACAGTTACTAAATCAATGTAATTCTTTAATCAAAATCCAAGATTAAGTTACCAGAGGTTAACAACAGGGCTCAAGAACTTTCAATGTCTACATTTAAAGCAAAGCTGATAAAAGACAGATGCAATTAACACACGTAATGGttaaatatttactgaaatacTTTATTAATATAAACTGTAATGAAACATACAAGCAAGCATTGATTTCACTTTATTGAACCAGTAAATATTTACAGGcaacaatatattattaaaataaaattgctaagaaaagatatttgaaagggtgtaatattttttttttgtaaatgtatgACAAATACAagttgataatattgatttaGATTAATGCTGGTTGATAATCTTTCATTGGATAGATATGACCATAATCCTGCACAATTACAACAACTATAATGACTTAAGTTACTCTactaaaaaatattctaaactagcagtatcgcccggcgttgctcgggttcgttttcaccctttagaattggaatctttgaaaagtaaaaattttgcattatgtagcttgttatactctttaagtgaacatttttctggttgaaatacaccgaaaaatgccgacacaacagtaaaaatataaaaaatagggattttcatagtaaAAAAGCCCCTTATTGATGTAAATAatctttggtgttaacatggtctgatttgaattttctcttctATGGCAGGAAGTGCaagtcttctatcatactctcaattttggtcaacttgcaccgcagggtttCGGAGGAGAAGAGCAAATAAAAGATGTAAGCCGAGAGTCTGCGAaaggaaatatgtatgtgtatgcatgatatatatacacacacatacatgtgtgtgtgtgtagatatctgGAAATGGGTGAACAAACATAAGAAGGTATCACCCAATATATTCAGTTCGAGTTATATTTCTTTAACAGAACTCTTATTGTTGCCACAAAAGGCACACCCTGTTAATGATTTTCAAACCATTGGCTACTAATATGCAACCCTAGGCAACCTTACACCACGATGCCAGTTAACTCCTCACATGGCAACTGCTGTCACTGTCTTTGATAGAACTCCACATTACTTataagttgaaggctaccaaacctgccatacacagacaacttcagctttatatatagagagataaatttgCTCACTTACATTATCTATATAATGCAATGTAATATTCCATATGAGGAAAATCTTTGACAGGGCAATATCATCTTATATTGTAGGGTTTATTACTTTACCAATGAAATGAATCATTTCAGTTTCGTTGTGAACAATTAGAAATATGAATGGGTGATTTACATCAAATTGCATATCAACAGTTTTTACGCCGTCAATCACAAACATTCCGAATGCAGCCGCAGCTTCTGTTCCTTTTTCATCAACATTAACAAATGCTTTGTGAAACATTTCACTGGCATAAATATTGTTTTCACTATCAGTCATTCCAGATAAATCAGCTTTTCGAGGATCAAAAATATCAGAGAGTCCAAGCTTTTTCAAAACATCACCCAAATTAAAACTACATTGTAAACGAAATTTTGGCATACTTAATTCTAAATACCTCtcttggaatttttttctgttaacAATTTCTTTGAGAAATTGAGCATTAATCTCCTTCTCTAAAACAGCAAGACCATTGATTTCATTGGGAAGAATTACAAACATACTAAAAGATTTTTCTATATAAGGTAACTCAACAACTTTATAGTTCTTGCTTACTTTTGTATtaaaatattcagatatatacataaaatcatgaGATACAGTCTTGTATGGACTTAAATAAAACTGTTTAGAGTATGTTGCTTTTTTGGGGAATTTTTCAGCCCATATTCCTTTAAAGTACACAGCATTAATAAGAAGTAGTACTGTATGAGGTGTCAAACTTCCACTTGGTAACAAATCAGtaattttatcatttgttttattctcaacccaatcattaataataattcttgttttttctgcattttttatAAAATCTACATTtttaatatctgaaaagaaatattttacaatattgatcTTGTATTTGTCTGAAATGTGGTATTTTTCATTAGCATATAAACAATTCACTGAATTGAATGTGATAAGTTTATCCAAGTTtttcaaaagtgaaaaatattctttgaaagccaAAGCTACAGAATCTGGAGTTGAAGTTATCTTCAAAACATTTTCCAACTGTGTGGCAGAGTTTTGTCTTGCTCCAAAATAAACCATCGATAAAACAGTAGCAACACTGAATGGTGACATGAAAACATTTTCATTGGTTCCTGCAGCCACAGCTTGATAAAGATTGTTTGTAAAATAATCTACTGAAGCAGCCAGGTCATTGATGTCTTGTCCCTTTTCTGAgtccatattatatatagtagTGTCTGAAGAATATAGATtacgaaaataaaatatacaaaataacttttttgcaaacatttcaaaatattgtagtatacataaatataaatgaagacaTCTATGAGAGCAAAGTCTGAAATATCTTATGTtgcaactttaattccaaatatcaTCAGTACCACATTCATcggaatctaaattttgctgaactcatatatatttatatatatatatatatatatatatatataaacctttaagACAGTTTAAAGTTATAAGGTAAAAATTGGACAAACAGGTTTAAACCATCAAATGTTCACAAAAATTTCAATGAGTTTCACAAGGGTAGATAGTAATATCACTGTAAATGTTTAGTTAAGATCATAACAAATGTACATTATAGAAAGTTCAGTcatagaggttttttttttaaaaaaaaagagaagaaagaggaaaagttggagagaaaaagaaataaattttttttactatttctgttgtggtgtgtgttgttcttttttctattcAGTCTCAGTGGTTTCTTCACCTTCACAGCGTTTTGGAGTTGGAacagttttgggttcaaatcttttagtatatgtatatttttatagaaaaggATCCGATTTTTGATGACTTTATAACAGTGATGTTTTTAGCTTGTGGTCACCACTTATAATGAACAGAGATGTTTTTAGCTTGTGGTCACCACTTATAAAGCTCATCAAGCCACTTCTTACGATATCCGTGTCTGTATGAAACCGGGCTTggctgttagtatatatatatatatttataccattgagcaagtaaatatatatttatatatgcttgtgtgtgtgtttgtgtgtgtgtgtgtgtatgtgtgtacatacatgttcaAACCCCTCTTCTGATTCAGCTAGCTCTCCATATTTAAACATTCCAAATTGAACCATTTATGTCATGGTGTTATAAATAATTCTTGTCATTAATGACCAGAATTTTCCCTCTTTACTCAGTGACAATTCTAAATTCAATCCCACTATTTTCAGGCATTTTACTAGCTGACTCTActttatacttctatatataatcattattttttcccTTATTATTCAACTGCTatacttcagttctttttttACCCTTTCACTTGTGAACATTTATTAAATTGTCGTTTGGTGAGACGGAGTAGGAGCTTACAGAGACCAGATGAGAAAACCTTGTCTGTATTTTTTAACCGATGTGTCAAGTAGCTATCTTTTCAGTTAGACAAGAAATCCTGTAAATTCTGCTTTACAGCTAATATCAGCTAGACTCAAAACCAGATCTAGTTAAATTGATTCACACAATCAGCCCCCTTGAATTTttctcagattgctttcaattttgatgTTTCAATGCAACtgtgaattttgattacgatcaaccaattactttatcatgtaaattaaagaatctgatgctatttggaattaaagttgcaAAATGTGGGTAACTTTAGCCAGTCAACAGACAGCGAGGCATTAACAGGTTGTTACTATGACAATCGCACGTTGTGTGG of the Octopus sinensis linkage group LG1, ASM634580v1, whole genome shotgun sequence genome contains:
- the LOC115219126 gene encoding serpin B11-like isoform X1; this translates as MFAKKLFCIFYFRNLYSSDTTIYNMDSEKGQDINDLAASVDYFTNNLYQAVAAGTNENVFMSPFSVATVLSMVYFGARQNSATQLENVLKITSTPDSVALAFKEYFSLLKNLDKLITFNSVNCLYANEKYHISDKYKINIVKYFFSDIKNVDFIKNAEKTRIIINDWVENKTNDKITDLLPSGSLTPHTVLLLINAVYFKGIWAEKFPKKATYSKQFYLSPYKTVSHDFMYISEYFNTKVSKNYKVVELPYIEKSFSMFVILPNEINGLAVLEKEINAQFLKEIVNRKKFQERYLELSMPKFRLQCSFNLGDVLKKLGLSDIFDPRKADLSGMTDSENNIYASEMFHKAFVNVDEKGTEAAAAFGMFVIDGVKTVDMQFDVNHPFIFLIVHNETEMIHFIGKVINPTI
- the LOC115219126 gene encoding serpin B11-like isoform X2, which produces MDSEKGQDINDLAASVDYFTNNLYQAVAAGTNENVFMSPFSVATVLSMVYFGARQNSATQLENVLKITSTPDSVALAFKEYFSLLKNLDKLITFNSVNCLYANEKYHISDKYKINIVKYFFSDIKNVDFIKNAEKTRIIINDWVENKTNDKITDLLPSGSLTPHTVLLLINAVYFKGIWAEKFPKKATYSKQFYLSPYKTVSHDFMYISEYFNTKVSKNYKVVELPYIEKSFSMFVILPNEINGLAVLEKEINAQFLKEIVNRKKFQERYLELSMPKFRLQCSFNLGDVLKKLGLSDIFDPRKADLSGMTDSENNIYASEMFHKAFVNVDEKGTEAAAAFGMFVIDGVKTVDMQFDVNHPFIFLIVHNETEMIHFIGKVINPTI